The following are encoded in a window of Desulfobaccales bacterium genomic DNA:
- the trpA gene encoding tryptophan synthase subunit alpha translates to DGVIIPDLPPEESTVDQIYLVAPTSSDARIKLITARSSGFVYLISIKGVTGKRVGVAGNIAELVARVRRQTKLPLAVGFGVSTPAQAKEIARYADGVIVGSALVDLIAKKKVGQMIKLAASLRKAID, encoded by the coding sequence TAGACGGCGTGATAATCCCGGATTTACCGCCGGAAGAGTCGACAGTCGACCAAATATATTTAGTCGCGCCCACTAGTTCTGATGCCCGGATCAAGCTGATCACCGCCCGGTCGTCCGGGTTCGTTTATCTTATCTCCATTAAGGGTGTGACCGGTAAGCGGGTGGGGGTGGCGGGGAATATTGCCGAGCTGGTCGCCCGGGTTCGCCGGCAGACCAAGTTGCCGCTGGCAGTCGGGTTTGGTGTTTCCACTCCAGCCCAAGCCAAAGAGATCGCTAGGTACGCCGACGGCGTGATCGTCGGTTCGGCCCTGGTTGACCTGATCGCCAAGAAAAAAGTCGGCCAGATGATCAAGCTGGCCGCCAGCTTGAGGAAAGCGATCGATTAA